The DNA window GGCCACCAAGGCAGATCACGCCTGTGATCTGTGCGGGGCCGAGAACAGCTATCTGGACGAGGTGATCCTGGATGACGCAGGCAACCGGATGTTTGTCTGCTCGGACACCGATTTTTGCCGCTCGCGCCGCGCGGCGGGCCACGTGGGCCGACTGGGTACGGAGGATGCAGCATGACACCGTTGTTGCAAGTCAAGGGCATCGAAAAACGCTATGGCGCGCGGATCGGGTGCAAGGATGTGAGCTTTGACCTCTACCCCGGCGAGGTGATGGGGATTGTGGGCGAAAGTGGTTCGGGCAAGTCGACCTTGCTCAACTGTCTGGCGGGCCATCTGGATTCGGACGCAGGGCAGGTCATCTTTGACACCCGCGCCGATGGGCCGGTGGACACGCTGCAAATGTCCGAGCCCGAGCGTCGGATGTTGGGCCGCACCGATTGGGCCTTTGTCCATCAGCACGCCCGCGACGGGCTGCGCATGTCGGTCAGCGCCGGTGGCAACATCGGTGAGCGGCTGATGGCCGTGGGCGACCGCCACTATGGCAACATTCGCGACACTGCCATCGACTGGCTGGGTCGGGTCGAGATTTCTGAGGCCCGCGTTGACGACCGCCCGACCGCGTTTTCCGGCGGGATGCAGCAGCGGTTGCAGATCGCCCGCAACCTGGTGACCGGTCCGCGGCTGGTTTTCATGGACGAACCCACCGGGGGCCTCGATGTCTCGGTCCAGGCGCGACTGCTCGATCTGCTGCGTGGCCTGGTGCGCGAGATGGGGCTGAGCGCCATCATCGTGACCCATGATCTGGCTGTGGTGCGCCTGTTGGCGGACCGGCTGATGGTGATGAAAGACGGACATGTGGTCGAGGCTGGTCTGACAGATCAGGTGCTGGACGACCCACAACATGCCTACACGCAGCTGCTGGTTTCCAGCGTTCTGCAAGTGTGAGGGGCGAGAGAGATGATTGAACTCGATAACGTAAGCAAGAGCTTTACCCTGCATAACCAAGGCAGCGCGGTCATTCCGGTGATGGAGCGCGCGACTCTGAAGGTGAACCCCGGCGAATGTGTGGCTCTGACCGGAGCCTCGGGCGCGGGCAAGTCCACGCTGATGCGGGTGATCTATGGCAACTATCTGGCGGCCTCGGGGCGTGTTATGGTGGGGGGCTTGGATGTGGCCCAGGCCGAGCCACGTGATATCCTCGCGCTGCGGCGTGAAACTTTGGGCTATGTCAGCCAGTTCCTGCGCGTGGTGCCGCGTGTGCCAACGCTCGAGGTGGTGGCCGAGCCGCTACTGGCGGTAGGCGTCGATAAGGCCGAGGCCCTTGAGAAGGCCGCAGGCCTGTTGGCGCGTCTGAACATCCCCGAGCGCCTTTGGACCCTCAGCCCCACCACCTTTTCGGGTGGTGAACAGCAGCGTGTGAACATCGCCCGCGGCTTTGCCCATGAATACCCGGCGATGCTGCTTGATGAACCCACCGCCAGCCTGGACGCAACCAACCGAGAAACCGTGCTGTCCCTGATCGAAGAGGCCAAGGCGCGCGGCACCGCCATCGTCGGTATCTTTCACGATATCGAGGCGCGTCAGCGGGTCTGCGACCACGAGGTCAACGTCTCGCACTTCACACCGGAGGCCGCATGACACTGGCAACCGTCATAGCCGTCGTCGGGCCGTCCGGCGTTGGCAAGGACAGCGTGATGGAGGCGCTCGCGGCACGCGGCGATGGCCTGCAATTGGTGCGCAGGGTCATCACCCGGCCGCTGGGCGAAGAGGGCGAGACGTTCACCCGGGCCAATGACACTGAATTTGACACCGCTCTGGCTGCTGGTGATTTTCTGTTGTACTGGACAGCTCACGGTCTGCGGTATGGCATCCCGGTGACGATCCACGAGCAACGGCGCGCGGCGCGTGGGCTGTTGGTGAACTTGTCGCGTTCTGTCCTGTTGGATGCGCAGGAGTTGTTCGATGACTTTGCCGTCGTGTCCCTCACGGCCTCCCCCGAGGTTCTGGCGGCCCGGCTCGACAGCCGCGCCCGCGAGAGTGTCGAGGACCGGCAACGCCGACTGGACCGCGCGCGCCTGAAACTGCCCGAAGGGCTGCGCCGGGTGATCGAGGTCGACAACTCCGGCGCCTTGGATCAGACGGTCGAGACGATCCTGTCGCGGCTTCAGCGGGAAAGCGCGTAACGATGGATCATCTGGAACCGGCCATCGCTGCGTTCGCCCACAAGCGCCAGATCGCTGATGACAAAGGGTTTGGGCAACATCGGGGTCAGTACCTGCTCCAATGCGTCCTGAACGCCGGGCAGTTCAGGCTTGGGCAGTTTGCCGGTCAGGGTGATGTGAAAGCGGAACTCGTCCATCACATACGGGTAGCCCCATTGCAGCAGGTTCGCCTCTTGCGTGGGGCTCAGACCTGCCGCGCGGCGCCGTTCCAGCTCTTCAGGCGGGGCAGGGGCACGAAAGCTGTCCAGACCGCGCACAGCTTGGGCCGCCAGTTCCCCCAGCTCGCTGGTGTTGCCCATCGGGCGCAGCGCCAGAAACCGACCCAACCGCGCCAGTTCCAACCCGTCCAACCAAACGGGGCCAAGCGCATCGGCCAATTCGCCGCAGGCGCGCTCCAGCGCCCCGGCGGTCTGTCCCTCGGCCAGTCGGAACGGCGGTTTGATGGTCCCATGCAACCCGTATTTGTGTGGCGTCGCCGTGATCCGGGGCACATCCAGCCCTGCAAGGTCGGGATGGGCCACCGTCTCACCGGTTTCCATGTCCCAACCCAACCAGCTGGCTCCAAACCGGGTCCACTCCGCGTCGGCGGGTGGCGCAAAATAGATCGCGTATCGCGAGAATGTCACATTGGCCTCCTATGTCGTGGCCTTCCCAATAGCTCAAACCACGTGAAGTTCAGATGACAGAAGAATTGATCCTTGCCAATGCAACGCTGATTTTCCCCGATGAGACCCGGACCGGGTCCCTGCGGGTGGTGGGCGAGCACATCGAAGCCATCGACAGCGGTGCGACTGTTCCTGCGGGTGCCGTGGACTGCGAGGGGGATTTCGTCTGCCCCGGCTTGATCGAGCTGCACACAGACAACCTGGAACGCCACATCCAGCCGCGCCCCAAGGTCGATTGGCCGCATGCGGCGGCCATCATCGCCCACGATGCCGAGCTGGCAGGCACCGGCATCACCACGGTCTTTGATGCCATGCGCGTTGGCTCGATCCCGTCAGGCAAGGCGCGCTACGGCAAGTATGCCCGCAACCTTGCGACCGAGTTGCTGGAGCTGCGCGCGGCAGATGCGCTCAAAATCAGCCACTTCCTGCATCTGCGCGCCGAAGTGTGCTCACAAACCCTTGTGGATGAGTTGCGTGAGTTTGGCGAAGAGGACCGGGTCGGGATCGTATCGATCATGGATCACACGCCGGGACAACGGCAATTCCGCGACATCACCAAGCTGGAAGCCTACATGAAGGGCAAACACGCAATGAGCGATGACGACTTCCTGCAGCATGTGGCTCAACTCAAGGGATTGCGCGATCAATATGGCGATCTGCACGAGGTCGAGACTGTGAAACAGGCGGCTAAATACGGCGCGGTGCTGGCCAGCCATGACGACACCACGGCCGAACAGGTGGCAGTTTCGGCCGGTCACGGCATTCGTCTGGCTGAATTCCCCACAACGGTCGTGGCAGCACGGGCCTGCCACGAATACGGCATCCAGGTTATGATGGGCGCCCCCAACTTGATCAGGGGAGGGTCACATTCGGGTAATGTGGCGGCGCAGGAGCTGGCCGAGTTGGACCTTCTCGATATTGTCTCGTCCGACTATGTGCCTTCAGCCCTGCTCTTGTCGGCGGTGAAACTGGGCGAGATCTGGGGTGATATGGCGCGCGGGATCAAGACAGCGACACTCGCCCCTGCGCAAGCGGCAGGCCTGTCCGATCGCGGCGCACTGCGCATCGGCGCACGGGCTGACCTGTTGCGGTTCCGGATGCGGGCTGGTGTGCCAGCGCTGCGGGCGGTCTGGTCGCGCGGGCAGCACGTGGCGTAATGCCACGCTCGCGACTTGTGATCCGGTCAAACGGGTCTAAACCGGTTGCATCTTGCGAGGCTCATGCGGGCTTGTCCCGTATGAGCCCGGCCCAACGGGAGGCGGTGCCCCGACAGGGTCACCTCCGACGGGCGGGAGTTCGTCCTGCTTTCCCAACACCTCAAGCGCGGTAAAACAGGTAACGATCGGGAGCGATGGTCTCGGGGCCTTTGATCTGCCGGAAACCCACCAGCGGTTGACCAGACACCAGCAGCGCGCCGGGTTTCATTACTGCCGCGATCAACGGGCTCAGGCGCGCGGCC is part of the Falsiruegeria litorea R37 genome and encodes:
- a CDS encoding DUF1045 domain-containing protein; its protein translation is MTFSRYAIYFAPPADAEWTRFGASWLGWDMETGETVAHPDLAGLDVPRITATPHKYGLHGTIKPPFRLAEGQTAGALERACGELADALGPVWLDGLELARLGRFLALRPMGNTSELGELAAQAVRGLDSFRAPAPPEELERRRAAGLSPTQEANLLQWGYPYVMDEFRFHITLTGKLPKPELPGVQDALEQVLTPMLPKPFVISDLALVGERSDGRFQMIHRYALSR
- the phnK gene encoding phosphonate C-P lyase system protein PhnK; this translates as MTPLLQVKGIEKRYGARIGCKDVSFDLYPGEVMGIVGESGSGKSTLLNCLAGHLDSDAGQVIFDTRADGPVDTLQMSEPERRMLGRTDWAFVHQHARDGLRMSVSAGGNIGERLMAVGDRHYGNIRDTAIDWLGRVEISEARVDDRPTAFSGGMQQRLQIARNLVTGPRLVFMDEPTGGLDVSVQARLLDLLRGLVREMGLSAIIVTHDLAVVRLLADRLMVMKDGHVVEAGLTDQVLDDPQHAYTQLLVSSVLQV
- a CDS encoding AAA family ATPase; translation: MTLATVIAVVGPSGVGKDSVMEALAARGDGLQLVRRVITRPLGEEGETFTRANDTEFDTALAAGDFLLYWTAHGLRYGIPVTIHEQRRAARGLLVNLSRSVLLDAQELFDDFAVVSLTASPEVLAARLDSRARESVEDRQRRLDRARLKLPEGLRRVIEVDNSGALDQTVETILSRLQRESA
- the phnL gene encoding phosphonate C-P lyase system protein PhnL, whose amino-acid sequence is MIELDNVSKSFTLHNQGSAVIPVMERATLKVNPGECVALTGASGAGKSTLMRVIYGNYLAASGRVMVGGLDVAQAEPRDILALRRETLGYVSQFLRVVPRVPTLEVVAEPLLAVGVDKAEALEKAAGLLARLNIPERLWTLSPTTFSGGEQQRVNIARGFAHEYPAMLLDEPTASLDATNRETVLSLIEEAKARGTAIVGIFHDIEARQRVCDHEVNVSHFTPEAA
- a CDS encoding alpha-D-ribose 1-methylphosphonate 5-triphosphate diphosphatase, whose translation is MTEELILANATLIFPDETRTGSLRVVGEHIEAIDSGATVPAGAVDCEGDFVCPGLIELHTDNLERHIQPRPKVDWPHAAAIIAHDAELAGTGITTVFDAMRVGSIPSGKARYGKYARNLATELLELRAADALKISHFLHLRAEVCSQTLVDELREFGEEDRVGIVSIMDHTPGQRQFRDITKLEAYMKGKHAMSDDDFLQHVAQLKGLRDQYGDLHEVETVKQAAKYGAVLASHDDTTAEQVAVSAGHGIRLAEFPTTVVAARACHEYGIQVMMGAPNLIRGGSHSGNVAAQELAELDLLDIVSSDYVPSALLLSAVKLGEIWGDMARGIKTATLAPAQAAGLSDRGALRIGARADLLRFRMRAGVPALRAVWSRGQHVA